Genomic segment of Rubripirellula tenax:
GTTGCCCAATAGTATTGGTGACCATGATCTGTGAATCAAGTGCTTTCGAACACCTGACCATAGATAGTATCTCCGTTCCAGACCAGGGGAAAATTTATTTGCGTCGATGTGGGAATTGACGATAAGAAATGCCAGTGGAACTGTGTACGGCTCGCTGCAATCCCACAGGTCCGAAGGCGGATGCTGCAAGCTATGTTCATATTTGTAAGTCGCAGCCCAGGATGCTAGGTACAGACCAATTATCAAATGAAAGATGAAGATTGACCGAAGCGATAACTTTGGTAATTGTGTTCGCTTCAGCATGATATGATTGCCAGAGTCCGAATGATTGCTTGTCCGATAACGACCGAATTCACCGAGTACGCGCGGTGGACGTTGTGATGGCCAAGTAACTCAACTCGCGTACTTCGGTGCAATTCATGGTTCCCCGCATCCAGGCTCCGTTGAATGGCCATCGCCTACACCCCAAATTGCGTCAAAGTGTTCACGGTAATAGTCAACGAGCCAGCCATTGTATTCAATGTACAGGCTAGCCAGAGTTTCAGCTACCGACGAATAGATCAGGCAGCCACGATCATCGCACATGTAGAATACAATGCTTTTTGACTCGTTGACGAAATAGATGGATTCGTTGATGCAGGGAGTTCTTCCCTGCTCAAGACATGCGATACCCCGCAGGATGCCCCGATAGTCCAAGCGGCTCTTTGCGGTCCTAATAAACGATCGGCGCAGAAGCGGTTCGCCGTCCTCTCCGTTGACGATCACTGCGTTGCAACAGGCTGACAGTTCGGGGATAAGTGTCGCAAGGTAGCCATCGGGATCAGTCGGATTCAATTCGTCGCCGGAAAATCCGAACTCGTTCAC
This window contains:
- a CDS encoding DUF3885 domain-containing protein, with translation MPASFDSDVFEQQTAAAFPGFELNSDVMDFGKIHLRFELGDGHANGTSRRVDQATERALVLFERCMLHTDSIVLIVNEFGFSGDELNPTDPDGYLATLIPELSACCNAVIVNGEDGEPLLRRSFIRTAKSRLDYRGILRGIACLEQGRTPCINESIYFVNESKSIVFYMCDDRGCLIYSSVAETLASLYIEYNGWLVDYYREHFDAIWGVGDGHSTEPGCGEP